A section of the Malus sylvestris chromosome 17, drMalSylv7.2, whole genome shotgun sequence genome encodes:
- the LOC126610694 gene encoding acyl carrier protein 1, chloroplastic-like, with the protein MASLASISPISVATLPYTAKGRSTTCQLNGLSSIGGPVVKGLRLVPKIKITKAAGRSFALPSCTKTTISCSIAQPETLLTVQSTIAKQLSIDESTVLPETKFVDLGADSLDTVEILMALEEKFGVSVGEGGAENIATVQDAADLIEKVKSAST; encoded by the exons ATGGCTTCTCTTGCTTCAATTTCCCCAATCTCTGTGGCTACTCTACCTTACACCGCCAAGGGCAGAAGCACAACTTGCCAACTCAATGGATTATCCAGCATT GGAGGGCCAGTGGTTAAAGGGCTAAGACTTGTACCAAAGATCAAAATCACTAAGGCAGCAGGAAGATCATTTGCACTCCCTAGTTGCACTAAGACTACAATCTCATGCTCCATT GCTCAACCAGAGACCCTGCTAACTGTGCAAAGCACAATTGCGAAGCAACTCTCCATTGATGAAAGCACTGTGCTTCCCGAAACCAAGTTTGTCGATTTGGGGGCGGATTCTCTCGACACA GTTGAAATCCTAATGGCTTTGGAGGAGAAGTTCGGCGTGTCCGTCGGAGAAGGAGGAGCTGAGAACATTGCAACCGTTCAAGACGCTGCTGATCTGATTGAGAAAGTGAAATCCGCTTCAACTTAA
- the LOC126610695 gene encoding dormancy-associated protein homolog 4-like isoform X3: MGFLHKLWDETLAGPAPESGLGKLRKYDSMSIPSSPPMAADEVPVTRSITILRTSSSTLGNVSPDSGSPSESPTTPGTPRTPGTPGALNFKKLTRRKSSTDALTRAEPRRW; the protein is encoded by the exons ATGGGTTTCCTTCACAAGCTTTGGGATGAAACACTCGCTGGACCGGCACCCGAATCCGGCCTCGGCAAGCTCCGGAAGTACGACTCTATGTCTATCCCGTCCTCTCCGCCAATGGCTGCGGATGAGGTGCCGGTCACTCGCTCCATTACTATTCTCAGGACTAGTTCGTCCACTCTTGGAAACGTTTCACCTGATTCCGGCTCCCCCTCGGAGTCCCCGACCACACCAGGAACTCCGAGAACCC CTGGAACACCAGGTGCATTGAACTTCAAGAAATTAACAAGGAGGAAATCGTCTACTGATGCTTTGACACGCGCCGAACCCAGAA GATGGTAA
- the LOC126610695 gene encoding dormancy-associated protein homolog 4-like isoform X2, with protein MGFLHKLWDETLAGPAPESGLGKLRKYDSMSIPSSPPMAADEVPVTRSITILRTSSSTLGNVSPDSGSPSESPTTPGTPRTPGTPGALNFKKLTRRKSSTDALTRAEPRSPTGW; from the exons ATGGGTTTCCTTCACAAGCTTTGGGATGAAACACTCGCTGGACCGGCACCCGAATCCGGCCTCGGCAAGCTCCGGAAGTACGACTCTATGTCTATCCCGTCCTCTCCGCCAATGGCTGCGGATGAGGTGCCGGTCACTCGCTCCATTACTATTCTCAGGACTAGTTCGTCCACTCTTGGAAACGTTTCACCTGATTCCGGCTCCCCCTCGGAGTCCCCGACCACACCAGGAACTCCGAGAACCC CTGGAACACCAGGTGCATTGAACTTCAAGAAATTAACAAGGAGGAAATCGTCTACTGATGCTTTGACACGCGCCGAACCCAGAAGTCCGACTG GATGGTAA
- the LOC126610695 gene encoding dormancy-associated protein homolog 4-like isoform X1 yields MGFLHKLWDETLAGPAPESGLGKLRKYDSMSIPSSPPMAADEVPVTRSITILRTSSSTLGNVSPDSGSPSESPTTPGTPRTPGTPGALNFKKLTRRKSSTDALTRAEPRSPTGYDWMVITALDR; encoded by the exons ATGGGTTTCCTTCACAAGCTTTGGGATGAAACACTCGCTGGACCGGCACCCGAATCCGGCCTCGGCAAGCTCCGGAAGTACGACTCTATGTCTATCCCGTCCTCTCCGCCAATGGCTGCGGATGAGGTGCCGGTCACTCGCTCCATTACTATTCTCAGGACTAGTTCGTCCACTCTTGGAAACGTTTCACCTGATTCCGGCTCCCCCTCGGAGTCCCCGACCACACCAGGAACTCCGAGAACCC CTGGAACACCAGGTGCATTGAACTTCAAGAAATTAACAAGGAGGAAATCGTCTACTGATGCTTTGACACGCGCCGAACCCAGAAGTCCGACTGGTTACGATTG GATGGTAATTACTGCTTTGGATCGTTGA